From a region of the Rhinatrema bivittatum chromosome 15, aRhiBiv1.1, whole genome shotgun sequence genome:
- the FAAP20 gene encoding Fanconi anemia core complex-associated protein 20 isoform X1 has translation MSEDRGAKRRLKRPRAAAEPRPSDQSCSCFEEKEQSESAETWKLVLQAACPDLRERGWSTVPSLPDSHVKHAGNEKKLRKPETFTVGLKHFEWTAFPSFLETDSVRSKNPYVCGSLDRERITLEEEWNLQREESLTCIAAPSEVEKRLGTSTVEVYAKARKQENPSKQLKLQCLEKPVQKQQRPRTTGGISSSRLTSSENVKQSLGVGCNSKWNPEQDKAEKIPRGETLQTPKQEQKMVTEEAAGTTAKGGGSERVTEVTASLQSCPMCLVQFTERLTQLDMDSHLAKCLSESTEDILW, from the exons ATGAGCGAGGACAGAGGCGCTAAACGGAGGCTGAAGAGACCGAGGGCGGCCGCGGAGCCCcg CCCATCGGATCAGAGCTGCTCCTGCTTTGAAGAAAAGGAACAGAGTGAATCTGCTGAAACATGGAAGTTAGTGCTGCAGGCTGCATGCCCCGACCTGAGAGAGCGTGGATGGAGCACAGTGCCCAGTTTACCAGACTCCCACGTGAAG CATGCAGGAAATGAAAAGAAACtaagaaaaccagaaacatttaCCGTTGGACTTAAACACTTTGAATGGACTGCATTCCCTTCTTTTCTGGAAACTGATAGTGTGCGTTCAAAGAATCCGTACGTGTGTGGGTCGCTAGACAGAGAAAGAATCACTTTGGAGGAAGAGTGGAATTTGCAGCGTGAGGAGTCTTTGACATGTATTGCTGCTCCCTCCGAGGTAGAAAAGAGGCTTGGCACCTCGACTGTAGAGGTCTACGCCAAAGCAAGGAAGCAAGAAAACCCCTCCAAGCAGCTTAAACTGCAGTGCCTGGAAAAACCTGTCCAAAAGCAGCAAAGACCGCGGACCACGGGTGGTATTTCAAGTTCTCGGCTAACGTCTTCTGAAAATGTTAAACAGAGTTTGGGTGTGGGATGTAACTCCAAATGGAACCCAGAGCAGGATAAAGCTGAGAAAATACCGAGAGGAGAGACCCTGCAGACTCcaaagcaggaacagaagatggtgacagaggaggcagcaggaacTACCGCTAAAGGAGGAGGGTCAGAGAGGGTCACGGAGGTCACTGCATCTCTCCAGAGTTGCCCCATGTGTCTGGTCCAATTCACCGAGCG GCTTACTCAGCTGGATATGGATTCTCATCTGGCCAAGTGCTTGTCAGAGAGCACAGAAGACATCCTGTGGTAA
- the FAAP20 gene encoding Fanconi anemia core complex-associated protein 20 isoform X2, with amino-acid sequence MNCERMTWAGSCCLLHGSKYMQRVTKHAGNEKKLRKPETFTVGLKHFEWTAFPSFLETDSVRSKNPYVCGSLDRERITLEEEWNLQREESLTCIAAPSEVEKRLGTSTVEVYAKARKQENPSKQLKLQCLEKPVQKQQRPRTTGGISSSRLTSSENVKQSLGVGCNSKWNPEQDKAEKIPRGETLQTPKQEQKMVTEEAAGTTAKGGGSERVTEVTASLQSCPMCLVQFTERLTQLDMDSHLAKCLSESTEDILW; translated from the exons ATGAACTGTGAGAGAATGACCTGGGCTGGGTCCTGCTGCTTGCTGCATGGCAGTAAATACATGCAGAGAGTAACTAAA CATGCAGGAAATGAAAAGAAACtaagaaaaccagaaacatttaCCGTTGGACTTAAACACTTTGAATGGACTGCATTCCCTTCTTTTCTGGAAACTGATAGTGTGCGTTCAAAGAATCCGTACGTGTGTGGGTCGCTAGACAGAGAAAGAATCACTTTGGAGGAAGAGTGGAATTTGCAGCGTGAGGAGTCTTTGACATGTATTGCTGCTCCCTCCGAGGTAGAAAAGAGGCTTGGCACCTCGACTGTAGAGGTCTACGCCAAAGCAAGGAAGCAAGAAAACCCCTCCAAGCAGCTTAAACTGCAGTGCCTGGAAAAACCTGTCCAAAAGCAGCAAAGACCGCGGACCACGGGTGGTATTTCAAGTTCTCGGCTAACGTCTTCTGAAAATGTTAAACAGAGTTTGGGTGTGGGATGTAACTCCAAATGGAACCCAGAGCAGGATAAAGCTGAGAAAATACCGAGAGGAGAGACCCTGCAGACTCcaaagcaggaacagaagatggtgacagaggaggcagcaggaacTACCGCTAAAGGAGGAGGGTCAGAGAGGGTCACGGAGGTCACTGCATCTCTCCAGAGTTGCCCCATGTGTCTGGTCCAATTCACCGAGCG GCTTACTCAGCTGGATATGGATTCTCATCTGGCCAAGTGCTTGTCAGAGAGCACAGAAGACATCCTGTGGTAA